One Edaphobacter lichenicola DNA window includes the following coding sequences:
- a CDS encoding 2-oxoglutarate dehydrogenase E1 component, with amino-acid sequence MATKAEALTATTSAVEQHERETIFDIFRRWGYLQASLDPLGQYLPPEPFPTPAPEGDIAKEARSYYCGTIAAEFMHLPSNEQRQWLQERIEQVPAKPDQALILTQLIRADIFEQVIQSRYLGTKRFSLEGITALIPFLDRVFAVSAGTGVATAMIAMSHRGRLNVMTNTIGRSPSEIFTKFEDVDPRSTMGGGDVKYHVGATGEYHSPDGKTILLHLASNPSHLEAVDPVVLGRTRAKQERIGKDGNDHVLPLIIHGDAAFAGQGILAETLNMATLHGYNVGGTIHVIVNNLLGFTAVPEESNSSRFATDIAKRLPIPIFHVNAEDPDAVVRVAAIAAEYRNRFHSDIVIDLVGYRKHGHSEVDDPTVTQPRRYAIIKDRPALYQLYAKQIGVDPTAEVQKIQQELLDDQKAASQADHKPHLAQLPAYWDPYKGGECEPEYNVPTGLPAERINQLVTSLTSYPKEFHIHPKVKKLFEQRQEMGAGTRLFDYGMAELVAFASLLEAGVPVRLSGQDSQRGTFNQRHAVMVDTETEVRYTPLSHLSDKQGKFEVYNSLLSEAAVLGFEYGFSRDYPETLVLWEAQFGDFANGAQIIMDQFIAASEAKWGLLSGLVMLLPHGYEGQGPEHSSARIERYLQLAANDNIQICQPSNAAQYFHLLRRQALSPWRKPLVLFTPKSMLRHPDASSTLADFAIEHFQNVLPDNDVKNPRRLLVCSGKIGHNLRVERAKRKDFSVGIIFLEQMYPWPEQELQAALDQHPDAQEIIWVQEEPANMGAFSYVMPLLRRMAADRAVLSVKRSASATPATGSAKAHEIEEKTLIDLALGSAV; translated from the coding sequence ATGGCCACGAAGGCAGAGGCACTGACTGCAACAACATCCGCAGTTGAACAACACGAACGAGAGACAATCTTCGATATCTTCCGCCGCTGGGGCTACCTCCAGGCATCCCTCGACCCTCTCGGTCAGTACCTTCCTCCCGAGCCATTTCCAACCCCCGCACCCGAAGGCGATATCGCGAAAGAAGCGCGCAGCTACTACTGCGGAACCATCGCCGCAGAGTTCATGCACCTCCCCAGCAACGAACAGCGGCAGTGGCTGCAGGAGCGCATCGAACAAGTCCCGGCCAAGCCCGATCAAGCGCTCATCCTCACGCAACTCATTCGCGCCGACATCTTCGAGCAGGTCATTCAGTCACGCTACCTCGGCACCAAACGCTTCTCCCTCGAGGGGATCACAGCGCTGATCCCGTTCCTCGATCGCGTCTTCGCCGTCAGCGCCGGAACCGGCGTCGCCACGGCCATGATCGCAATGAGCCATCGCGGCCGCCTCAACGTGATGACCAACACCATTGGCCGTTCTCCCTCCGAGATCTTCACCAAATTCGAAGACGTCGATCCGCGCAGCACCATGGGCGGTGGCGATGTGAAGTATCACGTCGGCGCAACCGGCGAATACCACTCGCCCGACGGAAAAACCATCTTGCTCCATCTGGCCTCGAACCCAAGCCACCTCGAAGCAGTCGACCCCGTAGTCCTCGGACGCACCCGCGCCAAACAGGAGCGCATCGGCAAAGACGGCAACGACCACGTGCTTCCGTTGATCATTCACGGCGACGCAGCCTTCGCAGGTCAGGGCATCCTCGCCGAGACCTTGAACATGGCCACGCTGCACGGCTACAACGTCGGCGGCACCATCCACGTCATCGTCAACAACCTCCTCGGCTTCACCGCCGTCCCCGAAGAGTCGAACTCCTCACGCTTCGCCACCGACATCGCAAAGCGCCTTCCCATCCCGATCTTCCACGTCAACGCCGAAGATCCAGACGCCGTCGTGCGAGTCGCCGCGATCGCTGCCGAGTATCGCAATCGCTTCCACTCCGACATCGTGATCGATCTCGTGGGCTATCGCAAACATGGGCACAGCGAGGTCGACGATCCCACCGTCACCCAGCCCCGCCGCTACGCCATCATCAAGGATCGCCCCGCGCTCTACCAGCTTTACGCAAAACAGATCGGCGTCGACCCCACAGCGGAAGTGCAGAAGATCCAGCAAGAGCTCCTCGACGATCAGAAGGCCGCGAGTCAGGCTGATCACAAGCCGCACCTGGCCCAGCTGCCCGCCTACTGGGACCCCTACAAAGGCGGCGAATGCGAGCCCGAGTACAACGTACCCACTGGCCTCCCAGCCGAGCGCATCAACCAACTCGTCACCTCACTGACCTCCTACCCCAAAGAGTTCCACATCCATCCCAAGGTGAAGAAGCTCTTCGAGCAGCGCCAGGAGATGGGCGCGGGCACACGCCTCTTCGACTACGGCATGGCCGAACTCGTAGCCTTCGCTTCGCTCCTAGAAGCCGGCGTTCCCGTCCGTCTCAGCGGACAGGACTCCCAGCGCGGAACCTTCAACCAGCGCCACGCCGTCATGGTCGATACCGAAACCGAAGTCCGCTACACGCCCCTCTCTCACCTCAGCGACAAACAAGGCAAGTTCGAGGTCTACAACTCGCTCCTCTCCGAAGCCGCAGTCCTCGGCTTCGAGTACGGCTTCTCCCGCGACTATCCCGAAACTCTCGTCCTGTGGGAGGCGCAGTTCGGCGACTTCGCCAACGGCGCGCAGATCATCATGGATCAGTTCATCGCCGCCAGCGAAGCCAAGTGGGGCCTCCTCTCCGGCCTCGTCATGCTGCTCCCGCACGGCTACGAAGGCCAAGGCCCCGAGCACTCCAGCGCGCGCATCGAGCGCTACCTCCAGCTCGCCGCCAACGACAACATCCAGATCTGCCAGCCCTCAAACGCAGCGCAGTACTTCCATCTCCTGCGCCGTCAGGCTCTCAGTCCATGGCGCAAGCCGCTCGTCCTCTTCACCCCGAAGAGCATGCTCCGTCATCCCGACGCCTCCTCGACCCTCGCCGACTTCGCCATCGAGCACTTCCAGAACGTCCTCCCCGACAACGACGTAAAGAATCCACGCCGCCTTCTCGTCTGCAGCGGAAAGATCGGCCACAACCTCCGCGTCGAGCGCGCGAAGCGCAAGGACTTCAGCGTCGGCATCATCTTTCTCGAGCAGATGTACCCCTGGCCCGAGCAAGAGTTGCAGGCCGCCCTCGACCAGCACCCAGACGCACAAGAGATCATCTGGGTCCAGGAAGAGC
- a CDS encoding cold-shock protein: MEQGTVKWFNDAKGFGFISRQNGEDVFVHYSAINSNGFKSLQEGQAVQFNVVKGPKGWQASDVQPL; encoded by the coding sequence ATGGAACAGGGAACAGTGAAGTGGTTTAACGATGCCAAGGGGTTTGGCTTTATCAGCCGTCAGAACGGCGAGGATGTGTTCGTACACTACTCGGCGATCAATTCGAACGGTTTCAAGAGCCTTCAAGAGGGCCAGGCTGTACAGTTCAATGTGGTAAAGGGACCCAAGGGTTGGCAGGCGTCTGACGTTCAGCCTCTCTAG
- the cmk gene encoding (d)CMP kinase, whose protein sequence is MTQPHEDSAPASQPETKKRQRPVIAIDGPAGAGKSTLAAHLARRFGFLNLETGAMYRALALKAIDNDYSFDEEAPLMDLAAHTRITLEPQLEGNRVLLDGRDVSRRIRETDVTNAASKVSIHPQLRAWMVHQQRLLGEAGGVVMEGRDIGTAVFPDAEVKIFLDAAPEVRGNRRYRQAAPGSNTAEPTDRQNYGRQAPDPVSAEQQRLTEEAVLRELKDRDYRDRNRAESPLRPAADAVILDSTSMTLDEVLNQAEEIVRTHLKA, encoded by the coding sequence ATGACGCAGCCGCACGAGGACTCCGCACCCGCATCGCAGCCTGAGACCAAAAAGCGTCAGCGTCCCGTCATCGCCATCGACGGGCCTGCTGGCGCCGGCAAAAGCACCCTCGCCGCCCATCTCGCCCGCCGCTTCGGATTCCTCAATCTGGAGACCGGCGCCATGTACCGCGCGCTCGCCCTCAAAGCCATCGATAACGACTACTCCTTCGACGAAGAGGCCCCGCTCATGGACCTTGCCGCCCACACCCGCATCACCCTCGAGCCGCAACTCGAAGGCAACCGCGTCCTGCTCGACGGCCGGGACGTCTCCCGCCGCATTCGCGAGACCGACGTCACCAACGCCGCCTCCAAAGTCTCCATCCATCCGCAACTTCGCGCCTGGATGGTCCACCAGCAGCGCCTGCTCGGTGAGGCCGGTGGGGTCGTCATGGAAGGCCGCGACATCGGCACCGCCGTCTTTCCCGACGCCGAAGTCAAGATCTTCCTCGATGCCGCCCCCGAGGTTCGCGGCAACCGCCGTTACCGCCAGGCCGCTCCCGGATCGAACACCGCCGAACCGACCGACCGCCAAAACTACGGCCGTCAGGCTCCCGATCCCGTCTCCGCCGAGCAGCAGCGGCTTACCGAAGAGGCCGTCCTTCGCGAGCTGAAAGACCGCGACTACCGCGATCGCAATCGGGCCGAATCACCCCTTAGGCCCGCTGCCGACGCAGTCATCCTCGACTCCACCTCGATGACCCTCGACGAGGTGTTGAATCAGGCCGAAGAGATCGTCCGAACCCACCTTAAAGCGTAA
- the pstS gene encoding phosphate ABC transporter substrate-binding protein PstS, giving the protein MRKAIDGSRLRSAYVLCFASALFIVSLAGCKSSSGGSEAQSVDLNGAGSTFVYPVMSQWTSAFSGAHSNVRINYQSIGSGGGVQQVKNGTVDFGASDAALNDDQLSGMKPVIQIPESAGPVCITYSLPGLAKPIQLSSDAIAGIFLGKITSWHDPILTKDNPGVALPNTKILVAHRTDGSGTTNAFTTYLSAVSPEWQQKIGQGNSVNWPVGMGGKGSEGVTGQVRQTPGAIGYVELTFAQQNKLPVASIKNLAGKYILPDTSSTTAAIAAFTDQLSKDPRTPIVNAPASAPDAYPISTLTFLIIPKDGPDVAKRTALRNFIQYVITDGQAAAATLNYAPLPDGVKAYDRQQLQQMTAAGQPIP; this is encoded by the coding sequence GTGCGCAAAGCCATCGATGGCTCCCGTCTCCGATCAGCCTATGTTCTATGTTTTGCATCCGCCCTTTTTATCGTCTCCCTTGCCGGGTGCAAATCAAGCTCCGGCGGCAGTGAAGCTCAGAGCGTCGATCTCAACGGCGCTGGAAGCACCTTCGTCTATCCCGTAATGTCCCAATGGACATCCGCCTTCTCCGGCGCACACTCCAACGTCCGCATCAACTACCAATCCATCGGCTCTGGCGGCGGCGTTCAGCAGGTCAAAAACGGCACAGTCGACTTCGGAGCCTCCGATGCTGCGCTCAACGACGATCAACTCAGTGGCATGAAGCCCGTAATCCAGATCCCCGAATCCGCAGGTCCCGTCTGCATTACCTACTCGCTGCCCGGCCTCGCCAAGCCGATCCAGCTCTCCTCAGACGCCATCGCAGGCATCTTCCTCGGCAAGATCACCTCATGGCACGATCCCATCCTGACCAAAGACAACCCCGGCGTCGCTCTACCCAACACGAAGATTCTCGTCGCGCATCGCACCGACGGCAGCGGCACCACCAATGCCTTCACCACTTACCTCTCAGCCGTCAGTCCGGAGTGGCAGCAGAAGATCGGTCAGGGCAACTCCGTCAACTGGCCCGTCGGAATGGGAGGCAAGGGAAGTGAGGGCGTCACCGGCCAGGTCCGTCAGACCCCCGGAGCCATAGGCTACGTCGAACTCACCTTCGCTCAACAGAACAAGCTGCCCGTAGCTTCGATCAAGAACCTCGCCGGCAAATACATCCTGCCCGACACCTCCAGCACCACCGCCGCCATCGCAGCCTTCACCGATCAGCTCTCGAAGGACCCACGCACCCCGATCGTCAACGCTCCCGCCTCCGCGCCCGATGCCTACCCGATCTCCACCCTCACCTTCCTCATCATCCCGAAGGACGGCCCCGACGTCGCGAAGCGGACGGCCCTCAGAAACTTCATCCAGTACGTCATCACCGACGGACAAGCCGCTGCAGCCACACTCAACTACGCCCCGCTTCCCGACGGAGTCAAAGCCTACGACCGCCAGCAGCTCCAGCAGATGACCGCAGCAGGCCAGCCCATCCCCTAA
- the mutL gene encoding DNA mismatch repair endonuclease MutL yields the protein MGRIRILSDLVANQIAAGEVVERPASVVKELLENSLDAQATRIRIEVEAGGRKLIRITDNGHGMVRDDALLAFERHATSKLRSADDLLSIATLGFRGEALPSIASVSRLQLETRVAEEASGTLVEIVGGNILRVEEAGLPVGTTITLRDLFFNTPARRKFLKSEQTELSHIAALVTHYALVHPTKHIELHSSTQALLVAPAVANAAERLFQIFGKDTSNYMLPTTAELDFTRAGLPEPPPWKREEDYVAPDPGFLRMTGFVSKPELQKLNRNSIYVFVNQRLIRDKLILHALSEAYRNILPPTSYPVVLLYLEMPPQEVDVNVHPAKTEVRFRQPSFVHDFVRDTIRTTLMQARPAASFATALQNGPQGISSSLLIDVSPLPGPPEGSDAIRQPVFDPTHPPSTFEGHQPTPLSAEGAGALYFSKGSETAQWDNPPSAETIKSPIFHLAAPIVPPSPGRFAFSGHSIPIGYESTDAESGVESIYEPASPQQADTLTALSTLKPLGQLRDSFILATNEEGLWIIDQHVAHERILFEKVLRDRDTEQIQRQRLLMPLLIDLLPAQMITFAEIAEELERNGFEAEPFGPRTLAVKAAPVGLEGHELEHLLEEVLAIPDRNRQTENSEARRRRIAASIACHAAIKINQPLEHSKIEWLLDALGKTEHPTACPHGRPIALRYSYKDIAKAFQRI from the coding sequence ATGGGCCGCATTCGCATCCTCTCCGACCTCGTGGCGAACCAGATCGCCGCCGGCGAAGTCGTCGAACGACCCGCCTCCGTCGTCAAAGAGCTCCTCGAAAACTCCCTTGACGCTCAGGCCACCCGCATCCGCATCGAGGTCGAAGCCGGAGGCCGCAAGCTCATCCGCATCACCGACAACGGTCACGGAATGGTGCGCGACGACGCCCTTCTCGCCTTTGAGCGCCACGCCACCTCAAAGCTCCGCAGCGCGGACGATCTCCTCTCCATCGCCACCCTAGGCTTTCGTGGAGAAGCCCTGCCATCGATCGCCAGCGTCTCCCGCCTGCAACTCGAGACGCGCGTAGCGGAAGAGGCATCAGGCACCCTGGTCGAAATCGTCGGGGGCAACATCCTCCGTGTCGAAGAAGCTGGCCTTCCTGTCGGCACGACCATCACCCTTCGCGACCTCTTCTTCAACACCCCCGCCCGCCGTAAATTCCTCAAGTCCGAGCAGACCGAGCTCTCCCATATCGCCGCCCTCGTCACGCACTACGCGCTCGTTCACCCTACAAAACACATTGAGCTTCACTCCTCCACGCAGGCCCTCCTTGTCGCCCCCGCCGTTGCCAACGCTGCCGAACGCCTCTTCCAGATCTTCGGCAAAGACACCAGCAACTACATGCTCCCCACAACCGCCGAACTCGACTTTACCCGCGCCGGCCTCCCCGAGCCCCCGCCCTGGAAGCGCGAAGAAGACTACGTCGCGCCCGACCCCGGTTTCCTCCGCATGACAGGCTTCGTCTCCAAGCCAGAACTGCAAAAGCTCAATCGCAACTCCATCTACGTCTTCGTCAATCAGCGGCTCATCCGCGACAAACTTATCCTCCACGCGCTCTCCGAGGCCTACCGCAACATCCTTCCTCCCACCTCCTACCCGGTCGTCCTCCTCTATCTCGAGATGCCGCCCCAAGAGGTCGACGTAAACGTCCACCCAGCCAAGACCGAGGTCCGCTTCCGCCAGCCAAGCTTCGTGCACGACTTCGTCCGCGACACCATCCGAACCACGCTCATGCAGGCCCGTCCCGCTGCCAGCTTCGCCACGGCACTCCAGAATGGCCCGCAAGGCATCTCAAGCTCTCTCCTTATCGATGTAAGCCCACTCCCCGGTCCTCCAGAAGGTAGCGATGCTATCCGCCAGCCAGTCTTCGACCCCACGCATCCACCATCCACCTTCGAAGGCCATCAGCCGACTCCTCTGAGCGCCGAAGGCGCAGGTGCTCTCTATTTTTCAAAGGGCTCTGAAACGGCGCAATGGGACAACCCACCCTCAGCTGAAACCATAAAGTCCCCGATCTTTCACCTTGCCGCCCCAATCGTCCCACCCTCTCCCGGCCGCTTCGCCTTCTCCGGACACTCGATCCCCATCGGTTACGAATCTACCGACGCCGAATCCGGCGTCGAATCTATCTACGAACCAGCCTCGCCCCAGCAAGCCGACACGCTCACTGCGCTCTCAACCCTCAAGCCGCTCGGTCAGCTACGCGACTCGTTCATCCTCGCCACCAACGAAGAGGGGCTCTGGATCATCGATCAGCATGTAGCTCATGAGCGCATCCTCTTCGAAAAAGTTCTACGCGACCGCGACACCGAACAGATCCAGCGCCAGCGTCTGCTCATGCCTCTGCTCATCGACCTCCTCCCCGCGCAGATGATCACGTTCGCCGAGATCGCCGAAGAGTTGGAGCGCAACGGCTTCGAAGCCGAGCCCTTCGGCCCCCGAACTCTGGCAGTCAAGGCCGCACCGGTGGGTCTCGAGGGCCACGAGCTGGAACACCTGCTCGAAGAAGTTCTCGCCATCCCCGACCGCAATCGCCAGACCGAGAACTCCGAAGCCCGCCGTCGTCGTATCGCAGCCTCCATCGCCTGCCACGCCGCGATCAAGATCAATCAGCCCCTCGAACACTCGAAGATCGAATGGCTGCTCGACGCCCTGGGAAAGACCGAGCACCCCACGGCATGTCCCCACGGCAGACCCATCGCCTTGCGCTACTCCTATAAGGACATTGCGAAGGCCTTCCAGCGCATCTAG
- a CDS encoding PEP-CTERM sorting domain-containing protein: MKIRTVGLCILALAVACTSGAHADTFSFNFSGSAFNGSGTITASASGSGVYTITGISGIVDNQIITSLLGVNAFDNNDNLLYSPGFLFGAYNFDTQGVSFQIGSGGDRVNIGQGGFLNLFEVADLDPSKSNRDITENISIDVEKIASTSPVPEPGTLALLGTGILGVAGLMRRRLTT; this comes from the coding sequence ATGAAAATTAGAACTGTTGGACTTTGCATCCTCGCCTTGGCTGTTGCTTGCACGTCAGGAGCGCACGCAGACACGTTCTCCTTCAACTTCTCCGGCTCAGCCTTCAATGGATCGGGGACCATAACGGCGTCCGCAAGCGGCAGCGGCGTCTACACCATCACTGGCATATCCGGAATCGTTGATAATCAGATCATCACCAGCCTGCTCGGCGTCAACGCCTTCGATAACAACGACAACCTGCTGTACAGCCCGGGTTTCCTGTTTGGAGCCTATAACTTCGATACCCAGGGTGTCTCGTTCCAGATTGGGAGCGGGGGAGACAGGGTCAACATTGGACAGGGTGGCTTCCTCAATTTATTCGAAGTCGCCGATCTGGATCCTTCGAAGAGCAACCGGGATATCACTGAAAACATCAGCATCGACGTAGAAAAGATCGCATCCACCTCTCCGGTTCCTGAGCCGGGAACGCTTGCCCTTCTGGGCACGGGGATCCTGGGAGTAGCTGGTCTCATGCGTCGCCGTCTTACAACCTAA
- the pyk gene encoding pyruvate kinase: MERGRRAKIVATLGPASSTPEIFRQLVRAGLDVARLNFSHGTHDQKTELIRMVRKISKEECKPICILADLQGPKIRTGKLKGHKPVQLIAGKRLTITPREIEGTAALVGTTFKTLAENLEPGSRILLSDGLIELRVEAVKGGDVTCEIINGGMLGENKGINLPGIAVNVPSLTEKDEEDLIFAIGQGVDTVAVSFVRTADDVRHVKNRLAALKSDAWVVAKLEKPQAIEHLDSILEVTDAIMVARGDLGVEVPPEKVPAIQKHIIRRAAEFRKPVITATQMLESMIDNPRPTRAEASDVANAIYDGTDSVMLSGESAAGKYPAEAVAMMAKIITETEHQIRLDPRPALGHHPSVRLSIAETICECMSHAADDLDVAAIAIFTESGMTARLLSKYHPDPPIFALSPFEKVINRCMLLWGTYPILCARFRDTDKLVDMAEQILETQGHVHQRQIVGIVAGTRTKSGATNFMRLHMVGDRDTEVARARASKKRK, from the coding sequence ATGGAGCGTGGTCGCCGCGCCAAGATCGTCGCAACCCTCGGCCCCGCTTCCAGTACGCCGGAGATATTTCGCCAGCTTGTCCGCGCTGGACTCGACGTCGCTCGCCTGAACTTCTCTCACGGCACCCACGATCAAAAGACCGAACTCATCCGCATGGTCCGCAAGATCTCGAAAGAGGAGTGCAAGCCCATCTGCATCCTCGCCGACCTGCAGGGCCCCAAGATTCGCACCGGCAAGCTCAAAGGCCATAAGCCCGTGCAGCTTATCGCTGGCAAGCGCCTCACCATTACCCCGCGAGAGATCGAAGGCACCGCCGCTCTGGTCGGCACCACCTTCAAGACGCTCGCGGAAAACCTCGAGCCCGGTTCCCGCATCCTGCTCTCTGACGGCCTCATCGAGTTGCGCGTCGAGGCCGTCAAAGGCGGAGACGTGACCTGCGAGATTATCAACGGCGGTATGCTCGGCGAAAACAAGGGCATCAACCTCCCCGGCATCGCCGTCAACGTTCCCTCCCTCACCGAAAAAGACGAAGAGGATCTCATCTTCGCCATCGGCCAGGGAGTAGATACTGTCGCCGTCTCCTTCGTCCGCACCGCCGACGATGTACGCCACGTCAAGAATCGTCTGGCCGCTCTCAAGTCCGATGCATGGGTCGTCGCCAAGCTCGAAAAACCACAGGCCATCGAGCACCTCGACAGCATCCTCGAAGTCACCGATGCCATCATGGTCGCCCGCGGCGATCTGGGGGTAGAGGTTCCACCAGAAAAAGTTCCGGCCATCCAGAAGCACATCATTCGTCGCGCCGCCGAGTTCCGCAAGCCCGTCATCACCGCTACGCAGATGCTCGAGTCGATGATCGACAACCCGCGCCCCACCCGCGCCGAAGCGTCAGACGTCGCCAACGCCATCTACGACGGCACCGACTCTGTCATGCTCTCCGGCGAGAGCGCCGCAGGCAAGTACCCCGCCGAAGCCGTTGCCATGATGGCCAAGATCATCACCGAGACTGAGCACCAGATCCGTCTCGATCCTCGCCCGGCCCTCGGCCATCACCCCAGCGTCCGCCTCTCCATCGCGGAGACCATCTGCGAGTGCATGTCGCACGCGGCCGACGACCTCGACGTAGCTGCAATTGCCATCTTCACTGAAAGCGGCATGACGGCGCGACTTCTTTCGAAGTACCACCCCGATCCGCCTATCTTCGCGCTCTCGCCCTTCGAGAAGGTCATCAACCGCTGCATGCTTCTCTGGGGCACCTACCCGATTCTTTGCGCTCGCTTTCGCGACACGGACAAACTGGTCGACATGGCCGAACAAATCCTGGAAACGCAAGGTCATGTTCACCAGCGTCAGATCGTCGGCATCGTCGCCGGTACGAGGACCAAATCCGGAGCCACCAACTTCATGCGGTTACACATGGTTGGGGATCGCGACACCGAGGTTGCCAGAGCGAGGGCCTCGAAAAAAAGAAAGTGA
- a CDS encoding YihY/virulence factor BrkB family protein, which yields MRHDSLNLAQSTAYSAMVSLFPALIVAAAVISMVPDTTPLRFQFALFFDRILPPDVSPLLQSYFVASPQTIRSTHALSVAALVSLIGASSVLATIMEGLRRANDLPFDCWTFWQRRLRALLLVPLSLVPFALASVLVVFGHFITTWLALHITPSARTPVFILAMLIRWSVALTGSIGVTALIYHMGTPMQQSWKRTLPGAFVSTAMWFFATVVFGWYVTRFANYSQVYGSLGAGIALLFWLYIISLCVLCGAEFNAEFHARFFHPHLPHSKPAPPNTLLPG from the coding sequence ATGAGGCACGATAGCCTCAACCTCGCCCAGTCCACCGCTTACTCGGCGATGGTGTCACTCTTTCCAGCCCTCATCGTCGCTGCCGCCGTTATCAGCATGGTTCCCGATACAACTCCCCTGCGCTTCCAGTTCGCGCTCTTCTTCGACCGCATTCTCCCTCCGGACGTCAGCCCCCTGCTTCAAAGTTATTTTGTCGCTTCACCGCAAACCATCCGTTCCACCCACGCCCTGAGCGTTGCGGCGCTCGTCAGCCTCATCGGCGCCTCCAGCGTCCTGGCCACCATCATGGAAGGCCTGCGCCGTGCGAACGACCTCCCGTTCGACTGCTGGACCTTCTGGCAGCGGCGCTTGCGAGCACTCCTTCTGGTACCTCTCTCACTGGTCCCCTTCGCGCTCGCCAGCGTCCTCGTGGTCTTCGGTCACTTCATCACAACCTGGCTCGCCCTGCACATCACACCCTCCGCCCGCACCCCGGTCTTCATCCTCGCCATGCTCATTCGGTGGAGCGTCGCGCTTACCGGCAGCATCGGCGTCACCGCCCTCATCTATCACATGGGAACTCCCATGCAACAGTCGTGGAAGCGGACCCTCCCCGGGGCCTTCGTCTCCACCGCCATGTGGTTTTTTGCCACCGTCGTCTTCGGCTGGTATGTCACACGCTTCGCCAACTACTCTCAGGTCTACGGCTCCCTTGGTGCCGGCATAGCGCTTCTCTTCTGGCTCTACATCATCTCGCTCTGCGTTCTCTGCGGAGCCGAGTTCAACGCCGAATTTCACGCTCGTTTCTTCCACCCGCATCTGCCTCATTCCAAACCTGCGCCCCCAAATACCCTCCTGCCCGGTTAG
- a CDS encoding thioredoxin family protein, producing the protein MNTTHRIIRTVAVALLALTITSLTPASAQSVFTVNRTLYSETANASADIAAAMVTARREHKRIILDFGANWCGDCQVLDYYYRQSPNAELLAKHFLVVHIDTGHVDHNVDVAKKYHVPIAHGIPSLAVIDAHGNLLYAEHEKEFEHTSVEAVTAFLNRWKA; encoded by the coding sequence ATGAACACGACACATCGCATCATCCGCACTGTCGCAGTAGCGCTTCTAGCGCTCACGATCACCTCACTCACCCCGGCCTCTGCTCAATCTGTCTTCACGGTCAACCGGACCCTCTACTCCGAGACCGCCAACGCCAGTGCCGACATTGCCGCCGCAATGGTCACCGCCCGTCGCGAGCACAAGCGCATCATCCTCGACTTCGGTGCAAACTGGTGCGGCGACTGCCAGGTCCTGGACTACTACTACCGCCAAAGTCCCAATGCGGAACTCCTCGCCAAGCACTTCCTTGTTGTGCACATCGATACTGGCCATGTAGACCATAACGTCGATGTGGCAAAGAAGTATCATGTTCCCATCGCCCATGGCATTCCTTCTCTCGCTGTCATCGACGCTCACGGCAACCTCCTCTACGCCGAACACGAGAAGGAGTTCGAGCACACCAGCGTTGAAGCCGTCACTGCTTTCCTCAACAGGTGGAAGGCGTAG